One part of the Agarivorans sp. Alg241-V36 genome encodes these proteins:
- a CDS encoding O-acetylhomoserine aminocarboxypropyltransferase/cysteine synthase family protein: MKLESLALHHGYESEATTKAAAVPIYQTTSYTFDDTQHGADLFDLKVPGNIYTRIMNPTTDVLEQRVAAMEGGIAGLALASGMAAITYAIQCICEVGTNIVSTSQLYGGTYNLFAHSFPKQGIDVRMVSADDYAGFEAAIDENTRAIFCESIGNPAGNIVDLVKLAEIAHKHGLPLMVDNTVATPFLCRPIELGADIVIHSLTKYIGGHGTSIGGIIVDSGKFDWVANKERFKILNEPDPSYHGVVYTEALGPAAYIGRCRVVPLRNTGAAISPMNAFQIMQGLETLGLRMERHCENAEKLAAYLKQHPKVEWVNYAALPSSPYHDACQKISGGKASGILSFGIQGGKEAGGRFIDALEMILRLVNIGDAKSLACHPASTTHRQLNDEELAKAGVSADLIRISVGIENIDDIIADVSQALDKA, translated from the coding sequence ATGAAATTAGAGTCTTTAGCACTTCACCATGGCTATGAGTCAGAAGCGACCACCAAAGCGGCCGCGGTGCCTATTTATCAAACCACTTCGTATACTTTTGATGATACTCAGCATGGTGCCGACCTGTTTGATTTAAAGGTTCCAGGGAATATTTATACCCGCATCATGAACCCAACAACTGATGTGCTAGAGCAGCGCGTTGCGGCCATGGAAGGAGGCATTGCGGGTTTGGCTTTGGCCTCTGGCATGGCGGCAATTACCTATGCAATTCAGTGTATTTGTGAAGTAGGCACTAACATTGTGAGCACTAGCCAGCTGTATGGCGGAACTTACAACCTGTTTGCTCATAGCTTTCCTAAGCAGGGCATTGATGTGCGCATGGTATCGGCTGATGACTACGCAGGCTTTGAAGCCGCTATTGATGAGAATACTCGAGCAATTTTCTGTGAATCTATCGGTAACCCAGCAGGTAACATCGTAGATTTGGTTAAGCTGGCTGAAATTGCTCACAAGCATGGCTTGCCTTTAATGGTAGATAATACCGTTGCTACGCCGTTTTTATGTCGTCCTATTGAGCTTGGTGCTGACATCGTCATTCACTCGCTAACCAAATACATTGGTGGTCACGGTACCTCGATCGGCGGCATTATCGTTGATTCTGGTAAGTTTGACTGGGTGGCTAATAAAGAGCGTTTCAAAATTCTAAACGAGCCAGATCCTTCCTACCATGGCGTGGTTTACACCGAAGCACTCGGCCCTGCTGCTTATATTGGTCGTTGCCGAGTTGTTCCTCTACGTAATACCGGCGCAGCTATTTCTCCAATGAATGCCTTCCAAATTATGCAAGGTTTAGAAACACTGGGCTTGCGTATGGAACGCCACTGCGAAAACGCCGAAAAACTCGCTGCTTACTTAAAACAGCACCCTAAAGTTGAGTGGGTAAACTATGCTGCTTTACCAAGCAGCCCATACCACGACGCTTGTCAGAAAATCTCTGGTGGCAAGGCCTCAGGCATTCTGAGCTTTGGGATTCAAGGCGGCAAAGAAGCTGGCGGTCGTTTCATCGATGCATTAGAGATGATTTTACGTTTGGTGAATATTGGCGATGCTAAATCATTGGCCTGCCACCCTGCGTCTACTACTCACCGTCAGTTAAATGATGAAGAGCTTGCTAAAGCTGGGGTAAGTGCCGACTTGATTCGCATCTCAGTGGGCATTGAAAACATCGATGATATTATTGCGGATGTTAGCCAGGCGCTAGATAAAGCTTAA
- a CDS encoding glycoside hydrolase family 5 protein, producing the protein MRLVLSVIVAAVLLNLLACSAAGGKPELALEQVQTYQAASPYDDNLRLRVDGRFIVNGQGEKIRLKGVAFGNEVWANTRIPSQHHNEQDFIRLKQMGFNSIRFYLNYQTFESDSAPYVYHQSGWDWLDKNVQWAEKHGIYLVLNMHVPQGGFQSNGRGEALWDEPSNQQRLIKLWQAIAKRYKGHPNVAALDLLNEPVTTQSKQQWENLASELVAAIRQVNQQQMIFVERLLAVKGQWQIDEQQNFFKLDDPNIVYQYHFYEPMAFSHQQASWLRQYQVPATYPDPNRVKVIGSPNWYGAQFDNPSISSDSDWQYVEGKKLQHQDSKVDLIYPALVSANNAGDSWFKQVVIKEYAPDGETLLREIEIDLSRQADWYLWSANQRGRSQHLRQGGEDILQISETTSDANNGSSQQFVVPKLDHYYQISGWIKTRGTGASSHVQLRLDFQNGVSDIVAWDKPLIERIIAPIEQWGEQQQVPLYLGEFGCIRGCFEQQRGGLQWMSDVLDVVDQYQTHFNFHSYHEDAFALYYGYGRLPTESNANQPLIELFKQRLAKP; encoded by the coding sequence ATGCGGCTTGTTTTATCAGTAATAGTTGCAGCGGTACTATTAAACTTGCTGGCCTGCAGTGCAGCAGGGGGTAAGCCGGAGTTGGCACTGGAACAGGTTCAAACCTATCAAGCCGCAAGCCCATATGATGACAACTTACGACTGCGCGTAGATGGCCGTTTTATTGTGAATGGCCAAGGTGAAAAGATACGTTTAAAAGGCGTGGCTTTTGGTAATGAAGTTTGGGCGAATACTCGGATTCCTAGTCAGCATCACAACGAGCAAGATTTTATTCGCCTTAAGCAAATGGGCTTTAATAGCATCCGTTTTTATCTAAATTATCAAACCTTTGAAAGCGATAGCGCGCCTTATGTTTATCATCAGTCGGGTTGGGATTGGTTAGACAAAAATGTGCAATGGGCAGAAAAACATGGCATTTACCTTGTACTTAACATGCATGTTCCTCAGGGCGGATTTCAGTCTAATGGACGTGGAGAAGCACTGTGGGATGAGCCTAGCAATCAGCAGCGTTTAATCAAGTTATGGCAAGCCATTGCCAAGCGTTATAAGGGCCACCCTAATGTCGCCGCATTAGATTTGCTGAATGAGCCAGTGACTACCCAAAGCAAGCAACAATGGGAAAATTTGGCCAGCGAATTGGTAGCCGCTATTCGCCAAGTTAATCAGCAACAGATGATTTTTGTCGAGCGCTTACTGGCCGTTAAGGGGCAGTGGCAAATAGATGAGCAGCAGAACTTCTTTAAGTTAGATGATCCCAACATCGTCTATCAATACCACTTTTATGAGCCCATGGCATTTAGCCATCAGCAAGCTTCATGGTTACGCCAATATCAGGTTCCGGCCACTTACCCAGACCCTAATCGCGTAAAAGTAATTGGTTCGCCCAACTGGTATGGCGCTCAGTTTGATAACCCTTCTATAAGTAGCGATAGCGATTGGCAGTATGTCGAAGGCAAAAAACTGCAACATCAAGACTCAAAAGTAGATCTTATTTATCCGGCTTTAGTTTCTGCAAACAATGCGGGAGATAGCTGGTTTAAACAGGTAGTGATTAAGGAATATGCGCCCGATGGTGAAACCTTGTTACGAGAGATTGAAATCGATCTAAGCCGCCAAGCCGATTGGTATTTGTGGTCTGCTAATCAGCGAGGCCGTTCACAGCATCTTCGCCAAGGTGGTGAAGACATATTGCAGATTAGCGAGACGACTAGCGATGCCAACAATGGTAGTTCGCAGCAATTTGTAGTGCCTAAGCTTGACCATTATTATCAGATTTCAGGTTGGATAAAAACTCGAGGAACAGGAGCGAGCAGCCATGTTCAGCTACGATTAGATTTTCAAAATGGTGTTAGCGATATTGTTGCGTGGGACAAGCCCTTAATCGAGAGAATCATTGCGCCTATAGAGCAATGGGGCGAGCAACAGCAGGTGCCACTCTATTTAGGTGAGTTTGGCTGTATTCGAGGTTGTTTCGAGCAACAACGTGGTGGCTTGCAATGGATGAGCGATGTGCTGGATGTGGTAGACCAGTATCAAACTCACTTTAACTTTCACAGCTACCATGAAGACGCCTTTGCTTTATATTATGGCTATGGACGCTTGCCAACGGAGAGCAATGCAAATCAGCCCTTAATTGAATTGTTTAAGCAGCGTTTGGCTAAGCCCTAA